From the genome of Haemophilus parainfluenzae, one region includes:
- a CDS encoding beta-ketoacyl-ACP synthase III, producing the protein MTSLHDVYINRVAAFLPNEPITNDQMEQVLGMIGNTPSRVRKMILRSNAIKTRHYAINPETRETTHTSTELAVEAINDLIRQGMNVNEVSCLACGTSYPDQIMPGQGVMVHGLIPNAPPYEVLTTAGVCVAGMAAMKHAYNAVRTGEHQSSIAVASEAASAIMRGEHFQAEIEQRLLDEAKPEIGFEKDFLRWMLSDGAGAVQLSHQPNKHGLSLKIHWIDLISYANEMPVCMYAGAEIRDEQFVSWKNVTKEEREARSLMAVKQDVKLLNENIVRCTVENALLRLIDKYDLKADEIDYFLPHYSSGFFRDKLLDGLKNINFEIPQEKWFTNLESKGNTGSASIYIILQEFLETFPLKNGQKVLCYIPESGRFSSCFMLLEVVNGH; encoded by the coding sequence TTGACTTCACTACATGATGTTTATATTAATCGAGTTGCTGCATTTTTACCAAATGAACCCATAACAAATGATCAAATGGAACAAGTACTCGGTATGATTGGTAATACACCATCCCGTGTACGTAAAATGATCTTACGTTCGAATGCGATAAAAACGCGTCATTATGCAATTAATCCGGAAACCCGAGAAACGACACATACTAGCACTGAGCTTGCAGTAGAAGCCATTAATGATTTAATTCGCCAAGGGATGAATGTCAATGAGGTGAGTTGCTTAGCATGCGGTACCTCTTATCCCGATCAAATTATGCCTGGGCAAGGTGTCATGGTACATGGTTTGATTCCTAATGCCCCACCTTATGAAGTGCTGACAACCGCGGGAGTTTGTGTAGCAGGTATGGCTGCAATGAAGCATGCTTATAATGCCGTTCGAACTGGTGAACATCAAAGTTCAATTGCCGTGGCATCTGAAGCGGCATCTGCCATCATGCGTGGTGAACATTTTCAAGCCGAAATTGAACAAAGACTGTTAGATGAAGCTAAACCGGAAATTGGTTTTGAAAAAGATTTCCTACGCTGGATGCTTTCTGACGGCGCTGGCGCTGTACAATTAAGTCATCAACCCAACAAACATGGTCTCAGCTTAAAGATCCACTGGATTGATCTCATTTCTTACGCCAACGAAATGCCTGTTTGTATGTATGCGGGTGCAGAGATTCGTGATGAACAATTTGTGAGTTGGAAAAACGTCACTAAAGAAGAGCGTGAAGCGCGCAGCCTGATGGCCGTCAAACAAGATGTCAAATTACTCAATGAAAATATTGTGCGTTGCACGGTTGAAAATGCGCTATTACGCTTAATTGATAAATATGATTTAAAAGCGGATGAAATTGATTATTTCTTACCTCATTATTCTTCAGGCTTTTTCCGAGATAAATTATTAGATGGTCTGAAAAATATTAATTTCGAGATTCCACAAGAAAAATGGTTTACTAATCTTGAAAGCAAAGGTAATACAGGCTCAGCATCGATTTATATCATTTTACAAGAGTTTCTAGAGACATTCCCACTCAAAAATGGGCAAAAAGTATTGTGCTATATTCCAGAGAGCGGTCGTTTCTCCTCTTGTTTTATGCTACTAGAGGTCGTGAATGGACATTAA
- the aroB gene encoding 3-dehydroquinate synthase — MLCVNVELKERRYPIYIGEGLLKDETCYPLKKGDKVMIVTNPTVAQYYLETVTQTLEKIGCQVESVLLPDGEKYKTLDSLNLIFTALLKHNHGRDTTIIALGGGVIGDVAGFAAASYQRGVRFIQIPTTLLAQVDSSVGGKTAVNHELGKNMIGAFYQPSTVIIDTLTLNTLPKREVNAGLAEVIKYGAILDYAFFEWLEAHIDELVALNQHSLQHCIARCCQIKADVVARDETEKGDRALLNLGHTFGHAIETHLGYGNWLHGEAVAAGTMMAAVLSEQLGDLSFEDVARLEKLLARANLPTVSPDTMQPDDYLPHMMRDKKVLAGKLRLVLLKALGQAYVATDTDKSLVLNAIERCTQHD; from the coding sequence ATGTTGTGCGTAAATGTTGAATTAAAAGAACGTCGTTATCCTATTTATATTGGCGAAGGTTTACTTAAAGATGAAACCTGTTATCCGCTGAAGAAAGGGGATAAAGTGATGATTGTGACTAATCCAACTGTCGCACAATATTATCTTGAAACCGTTACACAAACCTTAGAAAAAATCGGCTGTCAGGTTGAGTCGGTATTATTGCCTGATGGCGAAAAATACAAAACGCTCGATTCTTTAAACCTCATTTTTACCGCACTTTTAAAACATAATCATGGGCGAGATACCACCATTATTGCATTAGGTGGTGGTGTGATTGGTGATGTGGCAGGTTTTGCTGCAGCAAGTTATCAGCGTGGTGTGCGTTTTATTCAAATTCCTACCACATTATTAGCCCAAGTGGATTCTTCTGTTGGTGGCAAAACAGCCGTTAATCATGAGTTAGGCAAAAATATGATTGGGGCGTTTTATCAACCTTCTACGGTGATCATTGACACCCTTACACTCAATACCTTGCCAAAACGTGAAGTGAATGCGGGACTTGCGGAAGTCATTAAATATGGGGCGATTTTAGATTATGCCTTTTTTGAATGGCTTGAAGCACATATTGATGAATTAGTCGCGTTAAATCAACATTCACTGCAGCATTGCATTGCGCGTTGTTGCCAAATCAAAGCGGATGTTGTTGCGCGCGATGAAACTGAAAAAGGTGATCGTGCATTATTAAATCTCGGTCATACTTTTGGGCATGCGATCGAAACACATTTAGGCTACGGAAACTGGTTACATGGTGAAGCTGTTGCAGCTGGAACCATGATGGCTGCGGTGTTATCTGAACAATTAGGCGATCTTTCTTTTGAAGATGTTGCACGTTTAGAAAAGCTTTTAGCACGTGCTAATTTGCCGACCGTTTCGCCTGATACCATGCAACCAGACGATTATTTACCGCACATGATGCGTGATAAAAAAGTGTTGGCAGGCAAGTTGCGTCTTGTGTTGCTAAAAGCCCTTGGTCAAGCCTACGTGGCGACTGATACTGACAAATCTCTTGTGCTAAATGCGATTGAGCGTTGCACACAACATGACTAA
- the aroK gene encoding shikimate kinase AroK codes for MAEKRNIFLVGPMGAGKSTIGRQLAQQLNMDFVDSDAVIEERAGADISWIFDLEGEEGFRKREERIINELTQLQGVVLSTGGGAVMSKENRNYLSARGIVIYLETSVDKQYQRTQRDKKRPLLQGTDNPRQVLEDLAKVRNPLYEEIADITLPTDEQNAKVMVNQIVDLIDNLNGLNGSL; via the coding sequence ATGGCTGAAAAACGTAATATTTTTTTAGTAGGACCGATGGGCGCAGGTAAAAGCACCATTGGCCGTCAGCTTGCGCAACAATTGAATATGGACTTTGTCGATTCAGATGCAGTAATTGAGGAACGTGCGGGAGCAGACATTAGCTGGATTTTTGATTTAGAAGGCGAAGAAGGCTTTCGTAAGCGTGAAGAGCGCATTATCAATGAATTAACCCAATTACAAGGCGTTGTGCTTTCCACTGGTGGCGGAGCAGTGATGTCAAAAGAAAATCGTAATTATCTTTCTGCTCGTGGTATTGTGATTTATTTAGAAACTTCAGTAGATAAACAATATCAACGTACGCAACGTGATAAAAAACGTCCTTTATTACAAGGAACAGATAACCCGCGCCAAGTGTTGGAAGATTTAGCCAAAGTACGCAATCCGTTATACGAAGAAATTGCTGATATCACCTTACCAACAGATGAGCAAAATGCCAAAGTAATGGTTAATCAAATTGTTGATTTAATTGACAATCTAAACGGCTTAAACGGTTCACTCTAA
- a CDS encoding dialkylrecorsinol condensing enzyme, producing MSQSKKHILVISYSQTGQLNELTQHFLKLLKQQENIVIEECQIKPIQPYSFPWKFIPFFNQFPESVHLKPAPIETPLLQREKYDLVVIAYSVWFLSPSQPITAFLQSEQAKILKNTPVITLIGCRNMWLMAQEKMKKMLTALDANLIGNVVKTDQSNAWASFITTPAWMFSGKKRYFSWLPSAGISDADMQDMQRFGCRLVEVLNENRPLDKSLFQNMGAVKIDEKLMMSEKVGHRSFYIWGKLLLKCGQISPVFRQAVLYFYIVFLIILILTVVPLSAVVKRLLKPLLKEKLARQKRYFAEPSGE from the coding sequence ATGTCTCAATCGAAAAAGCACATTTTAGTTATTTCTTATTCACAAACAGGTCAGTTAAATGAACTGACGCAACATTTTCTTAAACTGTTAAAGCAACAAGAAAATATTGTCATTGAAGAATGTCAAATTAAACCAATTCAGCCCTATTCTTTTCCTTGGAAATTTATTCCCTTTTTTAATCAGTTTCCAGAATCGGTTCATCTCAAACCTGCACCAATTGAAACACCATTATTACAACGTGAAAAATATGATTTAGTCGTCATCGCTTACAGCGTGTGGTTTCTATCACCTTCACAACCTATCACTGCATTTTTGCAATCTGAACAAGCTAAAATCTTAAAAAACACGCCTGTCATTACCCTGATTGGCTGCCGTAATATGTGGTTGATGGCACAAGAAAAAATGAAAAAAATGCTGACCGCACTTGATGCTAATTTAATTGGCAATGTGGTTAAAACGGATCAATCCAATGCTTGGGCAAGCTTTATTACGACTCCAGCATGGATGTTCAGTGGAAAAAAACGTTATTTTTCATGGCTACCGAGCGCAGGAATTAGTGATGCAGATATGCAAGATATGCAACGTTTTGGATGTCGTTTAGTTGAAGTTCTGAACGAAAATCGACCTTTAGATAAATCACTTTTCCAAAACATGGGGGCTGTCAAAATTGATGAAAAATTAATGATGAGCGAAAAGGTCGGTCACCGCAGTTTTTATATCTGGGGAAAATTGCTGTTAAAGTGTGGTCAAATTTCGCCTGTTTTTCGTCAAGCCGTGCTCTATTTTTATATCGTATTTTTGATTATACTAATTCTCACTGTTGTACCACTTTCAGCCGTGGTAAAACGCTTATTAAAACCATTATTAAAAGAAAAACTGGCGCGCCAAAAGCGCTATTTTGCTGAACCGTCAGGGGAATAA